One genomic window of Conger conger chromosome 9, fConCon1.1, whole genome shotgun sequence includes the following:
- the necap1 gene encoding adaptin ear-binding coat-associated protein 1 isoform X2 has product MATVSDYESILCVKPDVNVYRIPPRATNRGYRASDWKLDAPDWTGRMRITAKGKVAYIKLEDKISGELFAQAPVEEYPGIAVETVSDSSRYFVLRIQDDNGRSAFIGVGFGDRGDAFDFNVALQDHFKWVKQEIEISKQSQLPDTGPKLDLGFKEGQTITLNIGQSRKRDKPRQTGSGGLGLLPPPPGGKIAQPPPSGSSNHNTEPITGGCLLDLDSSNSNSVVQSNHSSDLWGDFSTSASSLAQPAQHESSSTSWVKF; this is encoded by the exons ATGGCGACCGTCAGCGATTACGAGTCAATTCTGTGCGTTAAACCTGATGTAAATGTTTACCGCATTCCGCCACGGGCAACGAATCGTGGTTACAG AGCCTCAGACTGGAAGCTGGATGCGCCTGATTGGACAGGACGTATGCGCATAACTGCAAAGGGCAAGGTCGCATACATCAAACTGGAGGACAAAATCTCTg GGGAGCTCTTTGCACAGGCACCAGTGGAAGAATATCCTGGCATCGCCGTGGAAACTGTGAGCGACTCCAGCCGCTACTTTGTCCTCCGAATACAGGATGATAATG gTCGCAGTGCATTCATTGGTGTTGGGTTTGGGGACAGAGGAGATGCCTTTGATTTCAATGTGGCTCTTCAGGATCATTTCAA GTGGGTGAAACAGGAAATCGAAATTAGCAAACAGTCCCAGCTTCCAGACACAGGACCAAAGTTGGACCTAGGCTTTAAGGAAGGACAGACCATCACACTCAATATTGGG CAAAGCAGAAAAAGGGACAAACCTCGCCAGACAGGGTCAGGTGGACTAGGTCTCCTTCCCCCTCCACCTGGGGGCAAGATCGCCCAACCTCCTCCCTCTGGCTCTTCCAATCACAACACAGAGCCGATCACGGGAG GTTGTTTATTAGATCTAGATAGCAGTAATTCCAACTCGGTGGTCCAGTCAAACCATAGTTCTGATCTTTGGGGAGATTTCTCCACCTCTGCAAG TTCCCTCGCACAACCAGCTCAGCATGAATCTTCTTCCACCAGCTGGGTTAAGTTCTGA
- the necap1 gene encoding adaptin ear-binding coat-associated protein 1 isoform X1, producing the protein MATVSDYESILCVKPDVNVYRIPPRATNRGYRASDWKLDAPDWTGRMRITAKGKVAYIKLEDKISGELFAQAPVEEYPGIAVETVSDSSRYFVLRIQDDNGRSAFIGVGFGDRGDAFDFNVALQDHFKWVKQEIEISKQSQLPDTGPKLDLGFKEGQTITLNIGQSRKRDKPRQTGSGGLGLLPPPPGGKIAQPPPSGSSNHNTEPITGGVDTGCLLDLDSSNSNSVVQSNHSSDLWGDFSTSASSLAQPAQHESSSTSWVKF; encoded by the exons ATGGCGACCGTCAGCGATTACGAGTCAATTCTGTGCGTTAAACCTGATGTAAATGTTTACCGCATTCCGCCACGGGCAACGAATCGTGGTTACAG AGCCTCAGACTGGAAGCTGGATGCGCCTGATTGGACAGGACGTATGCGCATAACTGCAAAGGGCAAGGTCGCATACATCAAACTGGAGGACAAAATCTCTg GGGAGCTCTTTGCACAGGCACCAGTGGAAGAATATCCTGGCATCGCCGTGGAAACTGTGAGCGACTCCAGCCGCTACTTTGTCCTCCGAATACAGGATGATAATG gTCGCAGTGCATTCATTGGTGTTGGGTTTGGGGACAGAGGAGATGCCTTTGATTTCAATGTGGCTCTTCAGGATCATTTCAA GTGGGTGAAACAGGAAATCGAAATTAGCAAACAGTCCCAGCTTCCAGACACAGGACCAAAGTTGGACCTAGGCTTTAAGGAAGGACAGACCATCACACTCAATATTGGG CAAAGCAGAAAAAGGGACAAACCTCGCCAGACAGGGTCAGGTGGACTAGGTCTCCTTCCCCCTCCACCTGGGGGCAAGATCGCCCAACCTCCTCCCTCTGGCTCTTCCAATCACAACACAGAGCCGATCACGGGAGGTGTGGATACTG GTTGTTTATTAGATCTAGATAGCAGTAATTCCAACTCGGTGGTCCAGTCAAACCATAGTTCTGATCTTTGGGGAGATTTCTCCACCTCTGCAAG TTCCCTCGCACAACCAGCTCAGCATGAATCTTCTTCCACCAGCTGGGTTAAGTTCTGA
- the LOC133136392 gene encoding solute carrier family 2, facilitated glucose transporter member 3-like, which produces MEGEKKKQVTCFLIFSISTVVIGSLQFGYNTGVINAPEQKLLAFFNKTWVERYKEPISQGVSTTIWSFSVAVFSVGGMAGSFSVGIMADTFGRRKSMMLANILALIGAALMGFSLLCKSFEMVIAGRLVIGLFCGLCTGLTPMYVGEVAPTDLRGAFGTLHQLGVVIGILVAQIFGLEALLGTDELWSVLLAVTAIPAVLQCALLPFCPESPRFLLIKLNKEEEAQRALVRLRGTEDVSQDMQEMKEESLKMAMEKKVTIPELFRTSAYRQPLIIAVMLQLSQQLSGINAVFYYSTGIFKSAGVTKPIYATIGAGIVNTVFTVVSLFLVERAGRRTLHLLGLGGMAISALLMTIALLLKEIPSLSYLSIVAVFAFVAMFELGPGPIPWFIVAELFSQGPRPAAMAVAGCSNWTANFIVGISFPKLVDWCHEYVFIIFMVFLILFFIFTFFCVPETKGRTFEEIARSFGGAASASAPAPAPEGAVTLPASPSKEKVPLVGVQEEATSAESSSKA; this is translated from the exons ATGGAAGGGGAGAAG AAAAAGCAAGTCACCTGTTTCCTAATTTTCTCCATATCCACGGTTGTCATCGGCTCCCTGCAGTTCGGCTACAATACTGGGGTCATCAATGCTcctgagcag AAACTACTGGCCTTTTTCAACAAGACTTGGGTTGAGAGATACAAGGAGCCCATTAGCCAGGGGGTGAGCACCACCATCTGGAGTTTCTCTGTGGCCGTGTTCAGTGTTGGAGGCATGGCAGGCTCATTCAGTGTTGGGATTATGGCTGACACTTTTGGGAG GCGGAAATCCATGATGTTGGCCAACATCCTTGCCTTGATTGGAGCAGCACTTATGGGCTTCTCACTTTTGTGCAAGTCCTTTGAGATGGTGATTGCCGGGCGCCTGGTGATCGGCCTGTTTTGCGGGCTGTGTACGGGGCTCACCCCCATGTATGTGGGGGAGGTCGCCCCCACAGACCTCCGGGGGGCCTTCGGAACCCTGCACCAGCTCGGGGTGGTCATCGGCATcctggtggcgcag ATCTTTGGCTTAGAGGCTCTGCTGGGCACAGACGAGCTCTGGTCTGTGCTGCTGGCCGTGACTGCCATCCcagctgtgctgcagtgtgcactgctgccattCTGCCCTGAGAGCCCCCGCTTCCTCCTCATCAAACTCAACAAAGAGGAAGAGGCCCAGCGAG CCCTGGTGCGGCTGCGTGGGACTGAGGATGTGAGCCAGGACATGCAGGAGATGAAGGAGGAGAGTTTGAAGATGGCGATGGAGAAGAAGGTGACCATCCCCGAGCTGTTCCGCACTTCGGCCTACCGGCAGCCCCTCATCATCGCCGTCATGCTCCAGCTCTCCCAGCAGCTCTCCGGGATCAATGCG GTTTTCTATTACTCAACAGGTATTTTTAAGTCTGCTGGTGTGACCAAACCCATTTATGCAACCATTGGAGCTGGAATAGTCAACACTGTTTTTACTGTGGTTTCT ctCTTTCTTGTGGAGCGGGCGGGGCGAAGGACCCTGCATCTCCTGGGATTGGGTGGGATGGCCATCAGTGCTCTGCTCATGACCATCGCCTTGCTGTTG AAGGAAATCCCGTCGCTAAGCTACCTGAGCATTGTGGCAGTGTTTGCGTTTGTGGCCATGTTTGAGTTGGGGCCCGGGCCCATCCCCTGGTTCATCGTGGCCGAGCTCTTCTCCCAGGGGCCACGCCCTGCCGCAATGGCCGTGGCCGGCTGCTCCAACTGGACCGCCAATTTCATTGTGGGCATCAGCTTCCCGAAACTAGTG GATTGGTGCCATGAATATGTCTTCATAATCTTCATGGTCTTCCTCATCCTATTCTTCATCTTCACCTTCTTCTGTGTTCCTGAGACCAAAGGACGGACCTTCGAAGAAATCGCCCGTAGTTTTGGGGGGGCCGCCTCTGCTTCGGCTCCGGCCCCAGCTCCAGAGGGCGCGGTCACGCTGCCTGCTTCACCCAGCAAAGAGAAGGTCCCCTTGGTGGGGGTCCAGGAGGAGGCCACCTCTGCCGAATCCAGCTCCAAAGCTTAG